DNA from Oryzisolibacter sp. LB2S:
GTCTCGTATGCCTTGATCTGCTCATCAAGAAAACGGCGTGCGCTCTCCGAGTCCTGGCGCGAGGCTCCGAGGCTGGACTCGACGAAGATCGTCAACAGCGCCTGCACCGTCCGCTGGGCCTTGTCGGGACTTGTGTCCCGGTAGGACAGAGTGTAGAGGTTGTCGCGCCCCGTGGATTTGATGCTGATGGCCTTGGTGACAGCATCCACCACGGCATCGGTCGACGCCTTGGAATGCGCGCCAAGGTCCAGATCCGCCATACGAACCAACCGCTCCACCGTAGGGCGGTTGATCAGCGTACGGCTGAGCATGGACACCTGCTGCTCAATGTTGGGCTGCACGGCAATACCCGTCATGAGCGGACGCAAAATGGTTTGCGTGTCCACGTACACACGTGCCGATGCCTGATAGTGATCGGGCATGGAAAGCACGACCATCGCGCCAATCGCGCCGACCAGCCAGACCACAACCATTGCGATCCGGCGGTAGATCCACATACCGCGCGCAACGGTAGTGATTTGACCCAGAAGCTCGTTCATCCTCTTCCCTAAATGGCGCCAGGGCGCCTAGCAAATCTCAAACTCGGTCAGAACCAGCCCTGGGGGATGATCAGAATGTCGCCCGGCAACACTTCCACGTTGGCACCGATGTCGCCGCGCTTGACGAGGTCATTCAGGCGGACGGTGTAGCGCTTGTTGTTCTCTCTTGCGCGCACCAGGGTGGCGTTGTTCCCATCGGCAAAGTCCGTGAGGCCCCCGACGGCAATCATCACATCGAGCACGGTCATCTTCTGCGTGTAGGGCAGGAACTGCGGCTTGGCCGCCTCACCGACCACGCGAATCTGCTCGCTGTAGGGACCGACAAACGAGGTCACGATGACGGTCACCACAGGATCGCGCACGTATTTCGAAAGCTCCTTCTCCACGTCGCGTGCGATCTGCGCCGAGGTCTTGCCCTGCGCCACCAGGCCATCGATCAGGGGGGTCGACACCTGACCGTCCGGACGCACGGGCACCGACATCGACAGATCGGGATTTCGCCAGACGATGATGTTGAGCATGTCGCCGGGCCCCACGATGTAGTTGTAATCCGGCGTGGCCGCATTGGTCGGCGCCGGCGGATAGCTGCCAGTACTGGCACAGCCGACGGCACCTGCAGCAACGACGAGCACGGCCGCCGCACGAACCAGAGAACCCATTAGTCCGGAAACAAATCGATGCATGGAACCACTCCGATACAAAATTTATAGTGACACTAACAAAATGTCACAACAGGATATCTGAACACCTGCTGTGCGTAAACACTCGCAATATGCGGGCAAGCGATACCGTTGCATGCTCGTGAAAACGAGACTCTGCGTGAATCAGCGCCCGTACACGTCGCCCAGGCGCACGATGTCATCCTCTCCAAGGTAGGAGCCAGACTGCACCTCGACCATCTCCAGATCGAGGCGGCCGGGATTCTCCAGGCGATGCGTCACACCCACGGGTATGTAGGTTGACTGATTCTCCGTCAGCAAAAACACCTCCTCCCCCTTGGTGACACGCGCCGTACCGCGTACCACGATCCAGTGCTCGGCCCGATGGTGGTGCATCTGCAGCGACAGCGTGCCGCCGGGCTTGACCATGATGCGCTTGACCTGA
Protein-coding regions in this window:
- a CDS encoding XrtA/PEP-CTERM system exopolysaccharide export protein, with the translated sequence MGSLVRAAAVLVVAAGAVGCASTGSYPPAPTNAATPDYNYIVGPGDMLNIIVWRNPDLSMSVPVRPDGQVSTPLIDGLVAQGKTSAQIARDVEKELSKYVRDPVVTVIVTSFVGPYSEQIRVVGEAAKPQFLPYTQKMTVLDVMIAVGGLTDFADGNNATLVRARENNKRYTVRLNDLVKRGDIGANVEVLPGDILIIPQGWF